In Phaseolus vulgaris cultivar G19833 chromosome 10, P. vulgaris v2.0, whole genome shotgun sequence, a single genomic region encodes these proteins:
- the LOC137819026 gene encoding F-box protein At4g22280-like: MVGIRNKKRRITNKKRRTTNQKKREEDGEDRISKLSDDVLCHILSFLTTKEATVTSLVSRRWRVLYSMLPSLHIHCSKPIIRHYSDVGIFVAKHTQQNIRDFHLHCDTAHDCCAHYADEWVSAVVAKKVQNIDISFCHSEEIVLFFNTLFTSSTLVTLNITGSFYLDIPPSVHLPNLTTLNLRVHSCIPHSNLCKLISESPALKLFYHRPNCFGYHLDEMMILLNSGQIQVFFRNRFCDLFIESDGDYDFISYVLALRTWPKIVRVKAYLTVRFEAKNFVDRILGGLRNVECLYIKYFRDSVTPSYNLPQFNNLVELRLLLRRNDSLFDEFPTKCPKLKVLEFNIMDHLSRKTERYRYVRDGVRKNDLSIARFQPRFPQPPTLPL, translated from the coding sequence ATGGTAGGAATAAGGAATAAGAAGAGGAGAATAACCAATAAGAAGAGGAGAACAACGAATCAGAAGAAGAGAgaagaagatggagaagatagAATCAGCAAGCTGTCAGACGATGTTCTGTGTCACATCCTTTCCTTCCTTACAACGAAGGAAGCCACTGTTACATCATTGGTGTCACGCAGATGGCGTGTTCTATATTCCATGCTTCCATCTCTCCACATTCACTGCTCCAAACCAATCATCCGACACTACTCCGATGTTGGTATCTTCGTGGCCAAACACACACAGCAAAACATCAGAGACTTTCATCTCCACTGTGACACCGCTCATGATTGTTGCGCACATTACGCCGATGAATGGGTCTCTGCAGTCGTAGCAAAGAAAGTTCAAAACATCGATATCTCCTTCTGCCACTCCGAGGAAATCGTCCTATTCTTCAATACCTTGTTCACTTCCTCCACACTTGTCACCTTGAATATCACAGGCTCCTTTTATCTCGACATTCCTCCTTCTGTTCATCTCCCTAATCTCACCACCCTCAATCTACGTGTCCACTCTTGCATACCCCACTCTAATCTTTGCAAGCTTATATCCGAATCTCCGGCTCTTAAACTGTTTTATCATAGGCCAAACTGTTTCGGCTATCACTTGGATGAGATGATGATTCTGCTTAACTCTGGACAAATCCAAGTGTTCTTTCGGAACCGCTTCTGCGACCTCTTCATAGAAAGTGATGGTGATTATGATTTCATATCATATGTTCTGGCGCTAAGAACATGGCCAAAGATTGTGAGAGTGAAGGCTTATTTGACAGTGCGGTTTGAAGCCAAAAATTTTGTTGACAGGATCCTTGGAGGACTACGTAACGTTGAGTGTCTGTATATCAAGTATTTTAGGGATTCAGTGACGCCTTCTTATAATCTCCCACAGTTTAACAATTTAGTTGAGCTTCGTCTTCTTCTTAGAAGGAATGACTCCCTCTTTGACGAGTTTCCCACAAAGTGTCCTAAGCTTAAAGTTCTTGAATTCAATATCATGGACCATCTCTCTCGCAAGACTGAAAGATATCGATATGTCAGAGATGGAGTCAGGAAGAACGACCTTTCAATTGCTCGTTTTCAACCTCGTTTTCCTCAACCTCCAACACTGCCACTTTAG
- the LOC137819249 gene encoding kiwellin-1-like: MKSAFTKPCSLALLFLLLTSCMHSEAQQCRPSGRIKGKKAPAGECNQENDSDCCKQGKMYTTYECSPEVSGNTKAYLTLNSFEKNGDGGGPSECDNQYHSDDTPIVALSTGWFNHKSRCHNKITIHGNGRSVEAMVVDECDSTMGCDADHDYQPPCPNNIVDASKAVWEALGVPHDQWGGLQITWSDA, translated from the coding sequence ATGAAGAGTGCTTTCACAAAACCATGCTCTTTGGCACTACTTTTTCTGCTACTGACAAGCTGCATGCATTCCGAAGCACAGCAATGTCGTCCAAGTGGAAGAATCAAAGGGAAAAAGGCTCCTGCAGGAGAATGCAACCAAGAGAATGATTCAGACTGCTGCAAACAAGGAAAAATGTACACAACATATGAATGTTCCCCAGAAGTGAGTGGCAACACAAAGGCATATCTAACCCTTAACAGCTTTGAGAAGAATGGAGATGGTGGTGGGCCTTCAGAATGTGACAACCAGTACCATTCTGATGACACACCAATAGTTGCACTCTCCACTGGATGGTTCAACCACAAGAGCAGGTGCCACAACAAAATCACCATCCATGGCAATGGCAGGAGTGTGGAGGCCATGGTGGTTGATGAGTGTGACTCCACCATGGGGTGTGATGCAGACCATGATTATCAACCTCCTTGTCCCAACAACATTGTTGATGCATCAAAGGCTGTGTGGGAAGCCTTGGGTGTCCCTCATGACCAGTGGGGTGGATTACAAATTACTTGGTCTGATGCTTAA
- the LOC137818973 gene encoding uncharacterized protein isoform X1: MATTTHSARRRQCTLHDDGNALSHSTTMEFLCSEEPLQVDFAYNCFTGSIQEEWASMMLEANQFSGAVPPELGKLINLETFMKSRLRTEENGEIEKQKKGIN; the protein is encoded by the exons ATGGCGACGACAACGCACTCTGCACGGCGACGACAATGCACTCTGCACGATGACGGCAACGCACTCTCGCACTCTACAACAATGGAGTTTCTCTGCTCCGAAGAACCTCTTCAAGT AGATTTTGCTTACAATTGCTTCACCGGTTCGATTCAAGAGGAATGGGCTTCAAT GATGCTTGAAGCAAACCAATTTTCTGGTGCTGTTCCACCGGAGCTTGGGAAACTAATTAACTTGGAGACATT CATGAAAAGCAGATTGAGAACAGAAGAAAATGgagagattgaaaaacaaaaaaagggAATAAATTAA
- the LOC137818973 gene encoding probable LRR receptor-like serine/threonine-protein kinase RFK1 isoform X2: MATTTHSARRRQCTLHDDGNALSHSTTMEFLCSEEPLQVDFAYNCFTGSIQEEWASMMLEANQFSGAVPPELGKLINLETLVLSSNQLTGNLPLTLLDYNI, encoded by the exons ATGGCGACGACAACGCACTCTGCACGGCGACGACAATGCACTCTGCACGATGACGGCAACGCACTCTCGCACTCTACAACAATGGAGTTTCTCTGCTCCGAAGAACCTCTTCAAGT AGATTTTGCTTACAATTGCTTCACCGGTTCGATTCAAGAGGAATGGGCTTCAAT GATGCTTGAAGCAAACCAATTTTCTGGTGCTGTTCCACCGGAGCTTGGGAAACTAATTAACTTGGAGACATT GGTTCTGTCATCGAATCAATTGACTGGGAACTTACCACTTACACTACTGGACTACAACATTTGA